From Lolium perenne isolate Kyuss_39 chromosome 5, Kyuss_2.0, whole genome shotgun sequence, a single genomic window includes:
- the LOC127301229 gene encoding LOW QUALITY PROTEIN: F-box protein At5g03100 (The sequence of the model RefSeq protein was modified relative to this genomic sequence to represent the inferred CDS: inserted 2 bases in 1 codon), with the protein MGNYLTSASTPEKHVWVKPATRSTNDGGGPSIKLQDLPEDFLSTILAKLPAEEVVRTSVLSSEWRWMWTACPKLHFNGVDGARRNGGNQNSQMFIDGVNAVLQKHRGKFVDNLEIKFIAENKHVYHINNWIRFAISSRTRKLAFDLASPPNGQGHRDHYRFPFELLDKESVCCLQCLQLSFVCLKPPSQFIGLPNLRKLELYLVKTTRRDLENMLCSCCKLERLSLVRCHLNDELRVTQPLSHLQYLQVICCRLTKIEFHAANLSTFVYDGSCIPFSLHHASKLENAKISFTGAILQHVAKSLLDGLPNVQNLTLQLALWWLETRWMLNIPRMFSQLRHLQLMLLIPIGETDKILYLLVSLIRAVPLIEKLEVHFHGISTSWFANYGPLRQEIPPCDYAHLKSIHVTAFRAARSQVEFLLHVLXAPAVQVVTLDTAQRLTDARNPDEIDPTQSSVAFDVVRGPLLEKLPSHAKLFLV; encoded by the exons ATGGGCAACTATCTGACAAGTGCAAGCACACCAGAGAAACATGTCTGGGTTAAACCAGCGACAAGATCCACGAATGACGGGGGAGGACCAAGCATTAAACTTCAAGACCTTCCAGAG GATTTTTTGTCCACAATTTTAGCAAAACTACCTGCAGAGGAGGTTGTACGGACCAGTGTTTTGTCAAGCGAGTGGAGATGGATGTGGACAGCTTGCCCCAAACTACATTTCAATGGTGTCGACGGTGCGCGTAGGAATGGGGGGAACCAAAATTCCCAGATGTTCATCGACGGTGTTAATGCAGTTTTGCAAAAGCACCGTGGGAAGTTTGTCGATAACCTTGAGATTAAATTTATAGCCGAGAACAAGCACGTTTACCATATCAATAACTGGATTAGGTTTGCCATATCGTCCCGGACAAGGAAGCTAGCTTTTGATTTGGCCTCGCCACCTAATGGTCAGGGACACCGTGATCATTACAGGTTCCCATTTGAACTTCTAGACAAGGAAAGTGTATGCTGCCTACAGTGTCTTCAACTTAGCTTTGTTTGTTTAAAACCTCCTTCCCAGTTTATAGGCCTTCCAAACCTAAGAAAGCTTGAACTCTATTTAGTGAAAACCACTAGGCGGGATCTCGAGAATATGTTGTGTAGTTGCTGTAAACTTGAGCGGCTGAGCCTAGTCAGATGTCATCTGAACGATGAACTGAGGGTCACTCAGCCATTGTCCCACCTACAGTACTTGCAAGTAATTTGCTGCAGGCTTACCAAGATAGAGTTTCACGCTGCAAATCTCTCCACCTTTGTGTATGATGGATCTTGCATACCTTTTTCCCTCCATCATGCTTCCAAACTGGAAAATGCAAAAATTTCCTTTACCGGTGCTATTTTACAGCATGTTGCAAAATCACTTCTCGACGGTCTACCAAATGTACAAAACCTGACATTGCAGTTAGCACTTTGGTGGTTAGAG actCGATGGATGTTAAATATCCCCCGCATGTTTTCTCAGCTCAGGCATTTGCAACTAATGCTGCTCATACCTATTGGAGAAACTGACAAAATTCTCTACTTATTAGTTTCTTTAATAAGGGCTGTTCCGCTCATTGAAAAGTTGGAAGTACAT TTTCATGGGATTTCTACTTCGTGGTTCGCAAATTATGGACCTCTCAGACAAGAAATCCCGCCGTGTGACTATGCGCATCTGAAGAGTATTCATGTTACGGCTTTTAGAGCGGCAAGAAGCCAAGTTGAATTCCTTCTGCATGTGTT TGCCCCTGCTGTACAGGTTGTGACTTTGGATACAGCTCAAAGACTAACCGACGCTCGGAATCCAGATGAAATAGACCCAACACAGAGTAGTGTAGCCTTTGATGTTGTTAGAGGCCCCTTACTTGAGAAACTCCCGTCGCATGCAAAGCTTTTCCTTGTTTGA